ACCGGACCGAAGGCGACGACCAGGATCGCGGTGAGGACCACGCCGAGGGCGACGGCCGGGACCACGGAGAGGGCGAGCACCCAGTTCCTCGACGGTGACACAGGTCGGGGGGTGTCGCTCACGGGGCCTCGGCGGATCGTTCGATGCGGCGATGGTACCGGTGGGGTGGGTCCTACCCGAGCACCCTCGCGTAGAGCTCGAGGTAGACCTCGGCGAGGTGGTCCATGGAGAACTCGGCGGCACGCTCCTCCCCCGAAGCCACCAGCCGACGGGCGACGTCCCGGTCGGTGAGGACGCGACGCAACGCGGCAGCGAGCGCCGCGGCGTCACCCGGCGGCACCAGGAGACCGTCCCGGTCGCTCCGGGCCACGTTGGCGTAGCCGGGGAGGTCGCTGGCCACGACCGGGGTGTGGGCGGCCATCGCCTCGAGCAGCACGACGCCGAAGGACTCGCCGTGCAACGACGGGGCGCAGAAGACGTCGGCGCCCAGCAGTCGGGCCGCCTTCTCCTCGTCGGACACCCGGCCGAGCCACTCGACCCGGACGTCGCCGGCGGATCGGCGCCGCAGCACCTCGGTCTCGGGCCCGTCGCCGGCCACCCAGAGCCGCACGTCGGTGGGGAGCTCGGCCATGGCCTCGAGCAGGACGGCCAGGCCCTTGCGGGGCTCGTGGCGGCCGAGGAAGAGGATGGTGGGGCCCTCGGTCGGCCACGGGGTCCCCTTCGCGTACGGACCGAGCTCGACGCCGTTGAAGGTCAGCTCGTACTGCCCGCCGAGGCCCTTCACGGCCATGGCGCGGGCCTCGGCGGACACCGCACAGCGCAGGTCGAGCTTGTCGGCCCCCCAGCGCACGAGCGGTCCGAGCCAGCGGTACGACGCGCTCTCGCCGGCGGCGTGGAACGTGCCGAGGAGCGGCTGGGACTTGAAGAGCAGGGCGGTGTGGGTGGGCCCGGGGGCGAGCGGCTCGTGGAGGTGCACGATGTCGAAGCGCTCGTCGCGCAACGCGCGGATGGTGCGGAGCTGTGCCGAGACGTCGGGGGCGACCGGGGCCATCGAGCCGTTCGCGGCGGTCGGGATGCTGTCGCCGAGCGGGGTGACCCCGGCGTCGGGCGGCGGGCCGTCGCAGGGACCGAGGACCCGCACGTCGTGGTCCATCGACCGCAGCGTCCTGGCCAGGCCGAGCACCTGGCCCTGCACGCCCCCCGGCACGGTGAGGCTGTACGGGCAGATCATCCCGATGCGCATCACCGTCCCCCGGGTGCGGACGGGGGGCCGGTGGCGGCGCGGGCGGCGGCCGCCGTCGGGGAGGACGGTCCGGTCGACGGACGCCGGTACGGCTTGCCCATCGCCTCGAGGGCGTCGTAGTCGCTCGGCCAGTTGGGTTGCTGGAGGTGCCACTGGAGCGGGGCGATGCGGATGAACCCCTCGAGCTGGCCGGCGAGTTCCTGGGTGACGCGGACCACGTCGGCGCGGAACCCGCCGTGGCGGTCGGTGTCGAGCGGCGGATGGACGATGGCGCGATGGCCCCGACCCTCGTGGAAGACGGCAGTGGGCAGGAGGGGCGCGCCGGTGCGCAGCGCCAGGGTGGCCGGTCCGGGGGGGATGGTCGTCGTCTCGCCGAAGAAGTCGACCTCGACCCCGTCGCCGACCAGGTCGCGGTCGCAGAGGAGGCACACGATGTGGTTGTCCTTCAACGCCCGCAGCACCGTGGGCGCGGCCTCGGGTCCGAGGGGGACGATCCGGATGCCGAGGTTCTCGCGGAGGTCGGCGAAGAACTCGAAGAGCGACGGGGGCTCGACCGGCTCGACGACGACCGTCACCGGGGTCGGGGCCACGTGGCGCAGCCACACCCCGCACCACTCCCAGCCCCCCAGATGGGGCAGCGCCAGGATCACGCCGCGCCCCTGGTCGAGCGCGCCGGTGATGTGCTCGAACCCGTCGACGGTGATCGCCGCGTCGAGCTCCTCGAACGACGTGCCCGGCAACCGGAAGGACTCGACCCAGTACCGCGCGTAGCTGTCGAACGTGGCGTCGACGGCCCGGTCGAGGTCACGGCCGTCGAGCTCGGGCCCGATGGCCCGGCGCAGGTGGCGGGCGACGAGCATCCGGCGTTCCCGGGAGATCGTGGCCGCGGCCCGCGACAGCACCCGGGCGGTGAGGGAGGCCACCGGCAGCGGGACGTGACGCACGTAGGCGGCGCTGCCCTTGTAGGCAGCGGTGACGGGATCGAGGCCCATCGGCCTCAGCGTCGGGATCGGGAACGCAGACCGCTGCGCCACTGCGGCGACGTGGAACGCGCCGCCCGCCGCCGCGACGCCCGGCGGGCGGTGACGACCGGCGGGCGTTCGCGTGACGCCTGGCGCCAGACCTTCACGAAGCGCTGGCCGGCGGTGACCAGGGTGAGCACGAGCATCACCCAGAGCACGGGGACGAGCAGCGTCTGGAACAGGAGGCCGAGGCCGAGCAGCACGAGACGCTCGGCGCGCTCCATGATGCCGCCCCTGGCGTCGAAGCCGAGCGACTCGGCCTTGGCCCGCTCGTAGCTGATGACGAGCGACGCGGCGAGCACGGCCATGGGCAGCAGCGGAGCCAGCCCGCCGTCGGTGGTGGCCAGGTACCAGGCCACGCCGCCGAGGACCAGCGAGTCGGACACGCGGTCGGCGGTGCTGTCGAAGAACGCACCACGTGGCCCGGCGGTGCCAGACGCCTTGGCGACGGCGCCGTCGAGGGCGTCGGGGATGCCGGTGAGGACCAGCAGCAACAGGCCGAGGTGCAGGTTGCCCGCGCCGATGGCCACGGCCGCGCCGGCCGCCATGACGACCCCGAGCGCGGTGAGGTGGTCGGCGGAGATCCCGGTGCGGCGGATGTTGCGGCCGACGGGGCGGAGCCCCTTCTCGATGTTCGAACGCCAGTGCCCGTCGAGCATGGCTGCTCCCGTCGGTGAGTCGTGGCCCCCGTTCGCGACGGGCGCCGAATGTGCCCGGCAGGCTACCAGCAGGTCCTCGGTGGTCGACGTACGCTCCAGCGAGGAGCCCGTGCGACATCGGTGGTCACCCCGCGGGGCCGCCCGGAAGGAGTCCAGGTGGAGGTCGTGGCGACGGATCGGATCCGCAACGTGGCCCTCGTCGGGCACGGCGGGTCCGGCAAGACCACCCTCGCCGAGGCGCTCCTCGTCGAGGCCGGGGTGCTCGGTCGGGCCGGCCGGGTGGAGGACGGCACGACGGTGTGCGACACCGAGCCCGAGGAGCACCGGCACCGCCTCTCGGTCTCCCTGGCGCTGGCCCCTTTCGAGTGGAAGGGCCACAAGGTCAACCTGATCGACACCCCCGGCTACCCGGACTTCGAGGACGCCGCCGTGACGGCACTCGGGGTCGTCGACCTGGCCGTGTTCGTGGTGAGCGCCGTCGACGGCGTGGAGGCCCAGACCCGCCGGCTCTGGCAGGTGGCCGAGTCCCTCGGACTGCCCCGCATGGTGTTCGTCAACAAGTTGGACCGCGACCGATCGTCGTTCGACGCCACGCTCACCGAGCTGCGCGAGGTCTTCGGCGCGGGCGTGGCCCCTCTCGAGCTGCCGATCGGGACCGAGGGGGCGTTCCACGGGGTCGCCGATCTGCTCACCGACACGGCGTACCTCTACGACGGGGGCACCCACACCGCCGGGCCGGTCCCCGACGAGATGGCGGACGTCGAGCACGAGGTGCACGACAACCTGGTCGAGGGGATCGTGGTCGCCGACGACGAGGTGCTCGAGCGGTATCTGACCGGGGAGACGCCCGCGTTCGAGGAGCTCGAGCGGCTGCTGGCCGTCGGCGTGGACGACGCCACCGTGTTCCCGGTGGTGTGCGGCTCGGCGACGGAGGTGATCGGTGTCGACCGGCTGGCCGACTTCATCTGCGAGATCGGTCCGTCACCGCTCGACCGGCCCCCGATCGAGGTCGAAGCGGGCGACACCCTCGTCGAGGTGGTCCCCGATGCCACCGGCCAGCCGTTGGCCCAGGTGTTCCGCACCATGTCGGACCCGTTCGTCGGGCGGGTGGCGCTGTTCAAGGTGCTGTCGGGCACGGTGGCCCAGGACGACCACCTGGTGAACGGGCGCACGGGGGCCGACGAGCGGCTGCACGGGATCTTCACGTTCCGGGGCCGGGACCGCGACGAGGTGGCGGCGGTGCCCGCCGGCGACATCGCCGCGGTCGCCAAGCTGAACGACGCCGCGGCCGGTGACACCCTCGCCCCGAAGGGCACCCCGGTCGTCGTGCCCGCGCCGTCGCCGTCGGAGCCGGTGGCGTCGGTCGCCGTGGCGGCCGCCTCACCCGCCGACGAGGACAAGCTGGCCACCGCGCTGCACCGGATCCTCGTGGACGATCCGGCGTTGCGCCTCGACCGTGACGACGAGATCGGCCAGACGGTGCTGTCGGGGCTCGGCGAGATGCACCTGGCGGTGACGATCGAGCGGCTGGCGCGGGCGTTCGGCGTGGAGGTGGTCACCGAGGACGTGCGCACCGCGTTCCGCGAGACGATCACCTCCACCGGCCGCGCCGAGGGCCGGCACAAGAAGCAGAGCGGCGGCCACGGCCAGTTCGGGGTGGCGGAGCTGGTCGTCGAGCCCCTCGACCGGGGTGAGGGGTTCGAGTTCGTCGACGAGATCGTCGGCGGGGCCATCCCGAAGGGGTTCGTGCACGCCGTGGAGAAGGGCGTCGTCGAGGCCATGGCCGAGGGCGGCGTCCACGGGTTCCCGGTGGTGGACGTCCGGGTGCGGTGCGTGGACGGCAAGCACCATCCGGTCGACTCGTCGGAGATGAGCTTCAAGATGGCGGGACGCCTGGCCCTGCGGGCGGCGCTCACCGACGCCGGTCCGGTCGTCCTCGAGCCGGTCTCCCGCGTCGAGGTCACGGTGCCCACCGAGATGCAGGGCGACGTGATGGGCGACCTGAACAGCCGGCGGGCGCGGGTGCTGGGCACGGAGCCGGGGGACGCCGGGGACACGACGATCCTGGCGGAGGTCCCCGCCTCGGAGCTGACGCACTACGGCACGGACCTCCGGTCGCGCACCGGTGGCCGCGGCCGGTTCCACGTGACGCCGTCGCGCTACGACGTCCTCCCCGACC
This DNA window, taken from Acidimicrobiales bacterium, encodes the following:
- the fusA gene encoding elongation factor G yields the protein MEVVATDRIRNVALVGHGGSGKTTLAEALLVEAGVLGRAGRVEDGTTVCDTEPEEHRHRLSVSLALAPFEWKGHKVNLIDTPGYPDFEDAAVTALGVVDLAVFVVSAVDGVEAQTRRLWQVAESLGLPRMVFVNKLDRDRSSFDATLTELREVFGAGVAPLELPIGTEGAFHGVADLLTDTAYLYDGGTHTAGPVPDEMADVEHEVHDNLVEGIVVADDEVLERYLTGETPAFEELERLLAVGVDDATVFPVVCGSATEVIGVDRLADFICEIGPSPLDRPPIEVEAGDTLVEVVPDATGQPLAQVFRTMSDPFVGRVALFKVLSGTVAQDDHLVNGRTGADERLHGIFTFRGRDRDEVAAVPAGDIAAVAKLNDAAAGDTLAPKGTPVVVPAPSPSEPVASVAVAAASPADEDKLATALHRILVDDPALRLDRDDEIGQTVLSGLGEMHLAVTIERLARAFGVEVVTEDVRTAFRETITSTGRAEGRHKKQSGGHGQFGVAELVVEPLDRGEGFEFVDEIVGGAIPKGFVHAVEKGVVEAMAEGGVHGFPVVDVRVRCVDGKHHPVDSSEMSFKMAGRLALRAALTDAGPVVLEPVSRVEVTVPTEMQGDVMGDLNSRRARVLGTEPGDAGDTTILAEVPASELTHYGTDLRSRTGGRGRFHVTPSRYDVLPDHLAAAVIAGRPDERHG
- a CDS encoding glycosyltransferase family 4 protein, whose protein sequence is MRIGMICPYSLTVPGGVQGQVLGLARTLRSMDHDVRVLGPCDGPPPDAGVTPLGDSIPTAANGSMAPVAPDVSAQLRTIRALRDERFDIVHLHEPLAPGPTHTALLFKSQPLLGTFHAAGESASYRWLGPLVRWGADKLDLRCAVSAEARAMAVKGLGGQYELTFNGVELGPYAKGTPWPTEGPTILFLGRHEPRKGLAVLLEAMAELPTDVRLWVAGDGPETEVLRRRSAGDVRVEWLGRVSDEEKAARLLGADVFCAPSLHGESFGVVLLEAMAAHTPVVASDLPGYANVARSDRDGLLVPPGDAAALAAALRRVLTDRDVARRLVASGEERAAEFSMDHLAEVYLELYARVLG
- a CDS encoding CDP-alcohol phosphatidyltransferase family protein, which gives rise to MLDGHWRSNIEKGLRPVGRNIRRTGISADHLTALGVVMAAGAAVAIGAGNLHLGLLLLVLTGIPDALDGAVAKASGTAGPRGAFFDSTADRVSDSLVLGGVAWYLATTDGGLAPLLPMAVLAASLVISYERAKAESLGFDARGGIMERAERLVLLGLGLLFQTLLVPVLWVMLVLTLVTAGQRFVKVWRQASRERPPVVTARRASRRRAARSTSPQWRSGLRSRSRR
- a CDS encoding phosphatidylinositol mannoside acyltransferase — translated: MGLDPVTAAYKGSAAYVRHVPLPVASLTARVLSRAAATISRERRMLVARHLRRAIGPELDGRDLDRAVDATFDSYARYWVESFRLPGTSFEELDAAITVDGFEHITGALDQGRGVILALPHLGGWEWCGVWLRHVAPTPVTVVVEPVEPPSLFEFFADLRENLGIRIVPLGPEAAPTVLRALKDNHIVCLLCDRDLVGDGVEVDFFGETTTIPPGPATLALRTGAPLLPTAVFHEGRGHRAIVHPPLDTDRHGGFRADVVRVTQELAGQLEGFIRIAPLQWHLQQPNWPSDYDALEAMGKPYRRPSTGPSSPTAAAARAATGPPSAPGGR